Below is a genomic region from Argopecten irradians isolate NY chromosome 14, Ai_NY, whole genome shotgun sequence.
atatttcaaGTTGGGCGTTACTTTACCTGTATTCTACAAAGGAAGTCCATGCAGACTTGTGATTCATCAGTTCTTATTCCTGTACTACAATCAGTGTTGCTTTGAATACcctaggggtggatataatgacagtaataAACttctggaatatcgaggataacATTCAATATAAACTAAGCGAAGGTAGAGTAGGGTAGGTGCAATGAACACAAAGTTTCGGAGGCAATGTCAACGGCAAGTTCGCTATAATTCATCTCTCTGAGCCTGATCAACATCCACAAACCTCCCGACAAACAAAATGGTATCTGCCCGGTTGTCCCTGATAACGAACATGAACGGGTGATCGGCCTTGAACTCCAATGGCGGTCTCGGCATTGCTCTTGTTAGCATCACAACTGCAGTGGCGGCAGCAGCCTCGGTTCCTTCTTCGTTCACATCAACAAAGGCTTGGTGAAAGATGCCGGACACATACGATGCCCTGGTGGCGTCAATACCCGACAGATCTGCCTTCGTCTTGTGAAATAAATCTGTCACTCCCATGCTTTTGAAGAGTTTAGAAAGCTCAAAACCGGATTTAAGTTTAAATTTTGGGAGATAAACTTCAACCTTTATTGGTGGCATGTTTGTCGTCAGCTCCTTCAGGACAGATGGAGTTAGCTTCTCTTCAAGGGCAGACAACCCCTGTTTATCCTCGGGTAAAATTATGACCATTGAGAGGTCGTTACCTTTGTATGGCAATTCCAACACTTTGCACTTTAATTCATCGTCGATCTTTAGCGGGAATTTTGTGGCtttgtgaaacatcattttcacatttttttgttGACCGTTAAGGTTATGAAAGGTCATATCCCTGGTAGCTTTGTCGTCAAACTTTGTCTCCCAGTTGCCCTTGAAGTAGATAGCGTTGACCAGTACCATAATGGTCAGTTCATTCAAAGATCCTTGTGGCAGAAGGTCCTTTATTTTCTCTGCTGTTTGCTGACTAACCCAATCGTTGATCACTTTCCTTGCGGTTTCAAATTGTCCATAATCCATTGCTTTCGCGTCAGCTTGGTAGTGCTTAGCACAAAGCTCAATAAATGATggcacaatttctaccttattATTAGGAAACAATCTGTTGGCAATCTGTAGTGTGACGTTTTCGTTTCCTGCCAAAACCACCTTCAAGTAGTCTTCATAGGCTTCGTGCACTCGCTGACCTAGTGACTGAATGCTGAGCGCGGGAACCATTTGGGCTGCCGTCTGCTCCCTGGCACCAAGGTAAACCATGGACATGGCAGCCGAGACGGAGAAAGGCGAGTAGAACAAATTCCCGTCCTCGGACATTTTAGTTAGACGCTTGTAAAGCTCCAATGTAAACTCGGCGTTTGATGTCTGGAATCCTGCGTGTAGTCGATCATCTCTGAAGACTTTGGCGCTACTTTGGGATTGTTGAACAAAAGCCATGACTAGGACGAGGGACAACAACTGCTGTTTCATATACCTAgaatacatgaaaaataaacatcCACAGTTTAGACTGAAACATGTAATGTAGGATAAAAACTTTGATAagaatatgcaatatgcaaaaccaGACACCAAATGGAACCTAGAGATTAAATCTGTGCAAAAAAGTCCTGATTGGTTCttaatcaatctaattaaaattaaacttgTTATTCTGCCCCACTACTATGTCCTACGTTACGATCCAATACAAGTATAATTCTACTCACCCATACACTGCAGTATTTGAGCGTAACCTcgagcatcgtagtggagcggaattacaagtctaattttaataagattggGTTTTactaagaaatagcgataacaaacttcaattatcaatatctaagatggctgcctttcggccatcttgtgTCCGAATTGACAGACAGACGGAGATAAGGCAGCACACAGATGAAAGAGActatcaaaatgtttttataatgaaaCAGTGGTATGCCACAATTCGTCGGGATGTTGGAAATCATCGATTATATAAATTCAAATGAGATAGATCACAAACATATtcttcctcgatactccaggggttactattacttaCAATCTCTTCATCCCTTGGCTATCTCATAgcaaactgaaggcagctcaggggaacagatctgaaccaatcacagacctacacaaaatttcttttaagTCTACAGAGAAAGTGGACCACtacttcaaagtcacacagtgtaccgttatacagctcttttgatgtgcatcaaaggactaaattacctgttttgttctgctgtctccagttttactatgagagtccagggatgtagagatcgtacgtatgtgatcggaacccctggagtgcTGAGGATGCGTGTAAAAATGTTTGAGGTTCCACGTATATTTTAGTAcggtatacaatgtatatgtgtacaagTCGTACATCTATTTTACACattgtatctacatgtatgtagacgagttgcagtaacacacagacacacacaAAAGAAAAACTACATGTGTAGATGTATGTGTCAGTACGGCTATATGTGGTGTACATCTACAATACCAATACCCGAATAAGCTATACTCATACATACattcatgtacattgtacaagtatTTTCACATACATGCATGCAAACTACATTTTATATGTGTTGTACAacaggtacaatgtacattgtaatatatttttaccaGAAGTTCGTAGTGACACGTCTAGGGAATAGCTACAAAAGTCTCTTGGTGATACATAAGCTTTAATCGGACAGTTTCTGTAATGAAGACTTACCTGTTAGTTTAATATTTAGTTGAGATATTTACTTCCGTGAGGCGTACACACGTTTGTTTACAAGGGCACTCATGAATTATCGGAATGGAAGAGAGTCAAACAAACGAAACGAACTTTCGAGTATGTTCAAAGTGATTGATTTTATatcagtttttattttgtgtttggaTAATGAATCGGCAGTGATTAATATTCTCTACCTCGACTCTTCTccattttattttgacaaatgaCATATCTTTTGCTGATATTGAACAACCAGAAACGccgtacatatacatgtatcttgatCAGTATAGCTGAGTTAGACAGACAATAATGGAAGCGTTTATTCTCTTTCCTATGGTACAAGTGACCGACGATTATGTGTAAAGCACACCTGGCCTAAAACCAGATGTAAGTCACTTAACAGAGGTATGTCATGTTTTCACtaattaactttattttaattaattggttattaataattaattggtACAATGTACGTACatacacaataatatcaaaGAATGGTCGAGTATACGGCATTGCTATATTAGATTTATTTGTGTTTCCCACCAAGAGACAGGCGTGTCCGGTCGCATACTCGATAATCgaggtgttactatcactgttgtaatatccacgacagtgaaagtaacccctagagtatcgaggatggttcaGTTGTCCGATCGTGCACTCAGCTCCTTTTCCACCATAGTCAACTGTGTATGCTCATTATAGAcgaaataagataaaataaaatatgatgcattatatataaatttattaatattttttatcaaattaagtGTTATCAGtgatttaaatagtatttaaCATTCTGGTGTTACgcattcaaaaaaaaaaaatcatcagatcatatacaaataacatatcaaaataccCAGCCTTTAAAGACTTACGAAACACtattaattaatttcaacaaTTCAATTATATAAACGGCTGATACATTAAGATAAATTAAACCTGTAATTCACTTGATTTCATAAAAGCGTTTGCTAAGtacttttgatatatatatattttttttttacactctAACAATTATGTTCCTCAAAACCTCAATAGTATGATATATAAGGTCGAGTATAATAacgtatacatacatgtgtaactACTACTAATTATCTATTTAGCTAATTAAATGCTACACACCAAGCGATCACTGTATATATGTCTTATATATGATACTACAATCAATTTGTACAGGTATTCATGTCCATTCAAGCTCAAAGCGATCTGTTCCTCGGATAGTCTATTTCTGTGACCATAATAGGAAACACCAATCACAGGGGCATGCAAATTATTAATCATGTATAATAATCAATAGGTACGCCATATCCTATTAGGATACGACATACGGTGCTGATACAACTTACAAGATTGTCAGTATTTACGTGCCCCTGTGCACCGACGAACAGTTCTCTATCCAATGCGAGGTTTGCATCGTTTTTGATTGTCATTTATAATGGCTTCATTTAATATTtagaaaaactttaaaaatattatcttttctataAAACATGGCTCTAAATTCCGGAAATCCGTTCGTTTCTATACCGAGACAATGTTGATTCCATGTTTTAATATTAGAATAATTAATg
It encodes:
- the LOC138306817 gene encoding leukocyte elastase inhibitor-like, giving the protein MKQQLLSLVLVMAFVQQSQSSAKVFRDDRLHAGFQTSNAEFTLELYKRLTKMSEDGNLFYSPFSVSAAMSMVYLGAREQTAAQMVPALSIQSLGQRVHEAYEDYLKVVLAGNENVTLQIANRLFPNNKVEIVPSFIELCAKHYQADAKAMDYGQFETARKVINDWVSQQTAEKIKDLLPQGSLNELTIMVLVNAIYFKGNWETKFDDKATRDMTFHNLNGQQKNVKMMFHKATKFPLKIDDELKCKVLELPYKGNDLSMVIILPEDKQGLSALEEKLTPSVLKELTTNMPPIKVEVYLPKFKLKSGFELSKLFKSMGVTDLFHKTKADLSGIDATRASYVSGIFHQAFVDVNEEGTEAAAATAVVMLTRAMPRPPLEFKADHPFMFVIRDNRADTILFVGRFVDVDQAQRDEL